The Flavobacterium johnsoniae genomic sequence TTTTTCACGGCAGAAAAAGATTTAGACGAATTAGCAGTTAAAATTTCGAGAGAAAGAAGTAAAAGAGAAATTAAACCAACGCTAAAAATCTTAAAAGAAGTTTCGACTATTGAAGCAAAAGATTCAGCAGAAGAAAAACACTTTGTTGATCAAACTACTAAATTGTATGATTTCGTTTTAAAAGCTGATAATATGTTAGACAAAATAACAGAGTTTAATGATAACTGGCTTGGAAAATTGTTCATAAAAATGATGAAGTAAATCTTCAAACTAAAAAAATTTAATTCAAACTTTCAATTATTTCTGAAAGTTTAAAATAA encodes the following:
- a CDS encoding GbsR/MarR family transcriptional regulator, with protein sequence MEFKEAKNKFVQTWGALGSQWGINKTMAQIHALLMVSNEPVSMEDIMEELQISRGNASMNLRGLMDWGIVYKEYKAGERKEFFTAEKDLDELAVKISRERSKREIKPTLKILKEVSTIEAKDSAEEKHFVDQTTKLYDFVLKADNMLDKITEFNDNWLGKLFIKMMK